The sequence GTTGAACCGAAGGCGCTTGCATCTGTTTGAAGACCTTTAAGCCGTAGTTTTCTAAACTCTTCTGCATCTTTTTCTGTTAAAATCCTCATTTTCATACGCTTTTCCTCCTTGAAAAGATCATTCAGTTTATATCTTAAAATAGTATAGGTAGCTGCGTAAAAATATTGCTCCTATTAACATACCTCACGTTTTTTTAGTAACGCTTACTTATTATTTTAACAAAAAATGATTATAAATGTTGATTGTGTGCATCTCGACAGTAATAATATCCTCAAATACTAAAACGTTCACACAATAAAACAGTTATCTAAAGGTAGGTTGGCTATCGAAAGTTTAGAAGCGACTGATTGTACCCAACTCAAAAAATCTAACCGAAAAGAATATACTATCATCCCTAATAGCAAAGGTATCAAAATAATAACATCTCAGTAAAGATTTCATTAATTTGATATATGTCTCTATAATTTAGTGAGTGAGTAAGCAATTATTAGTAGCTATTTCCATCAAAAAAATATCAAAGCCATGCACAAATAAAAGAAGTAAAGTGAGCTCATTTAGAAGGACGTTATTTGAAAAAAAAGCCACAAAAAAATTGTGGCTGCTTTAATGACAATTTAAAATTCATTAATCAATTAAGCTGATTGCTTCTTTAAATTCAAATTCACCCTCCGAATAATCAAATTTAAGAATACAACAGTTTGTAAATTTAATGTTTTTTATCCGCTCTTGTGATACCCATTTTTGGATAAAGCGGTACATCGCTCCCCCATGACTCACACATAAAATAGTATTGTGATTTTCATTTTCCATCACTTCAATTAAAGTACTATTCATTCTCTTTTGAACTTGCTCACTAGATTCTCCACCATAATCTACAAAAAAATAACCATAGGAAGTCTCACCCTCCTTAATTTTCGGATTTAATTGTTCACTTTCTCCTTCAAATAGGCCAAAATTCCATTCCTTAATACCTTTTAAATGAGCTACATTTTTATAGCTACACACTATTTCGGCTGTATCGACAGCTCTTTCTTGTGTTGACGAATAAGCAAAATCAAAGTTTATCTCATGATTAATAAAATAGTCCCTAACAATTTCAGCTTGCTTAATTCCTTCATCTGTTAACGGTGAATCACAAGCTCCTTGTATCTTACCTCTTAAATTAAAAAGTGTTTGACCATGTCTCATCAAATACAATGTTTTCATATTTTTACCTTCCTTTCTTATCCACCCTCTTTATTTTGTATATTAATTATAGTACATTATACTATTTTAAACCATGAGCCTGAGTTTTGAATCGTTGGCTATTATTTGCGGTAATTTCACTTCTTCTAGGTGACTTTTTTTATTGTTAATTTAAGT comes from Brochothrix thermosphacta DSM 20171 = FSL F6-1036 and encodes:
- a CDS encoding histidine phosphatase family protein produces the protein MKTLYLMRHGQTLFNLRGKIQGACDSPLTDEGIKQAEIVRDYFINHEINFDFAYSSTQERAVDTAEIVCSYKNVAHLKGIKEWNFGLFEGESEQLNPKIKEGETSYGYFFVDYGGESSEQVQKRMNSTLIEVMENENHNTILCVSHGGAMYRFIQKWVSQERIKNIKFTNCCILKFDYSEGEFEFKEAISLID